From a region of the Euwallacea similis isolate ESF13 chromosome 3, ESF131.1, whole genome shotgun sequence genome:
- the Psf3 gene encoding DNA replication complex GINS protein PSF3, giving the protein MSLQLSYTPNYYSLEDILATQERVPCKFLQNVPRMGVLNPSTEDKDLKSGTQLELPLWLTLDCATGRQPIVAPELPKSYREAYREILKADATAVDLHKFSLYFYELGFNIKHFDRSGEVHDILLHTFTTRFRLIMDLANNSEADPTILQKLDMLERRIYKEAQAAGVKLNSWLLESSFQLQAASMVTNHRKRKRVDDDLFS; this is encoded by the exons atGTCTCTTCAGTTAAGTTACACCCCAAACTATTATTCTCTAGAAGATATTTTAGCGACTCAAGAAAGAGTTCCTTGCAAGTTTCTCCAAAATGTGCCAAGAATGG ggGTTCTCAATCCTTCAACTGAAGACAAAGATTTAAAATCTGGCACTCAACTAGAGCTGCCCTTATGGCTAACTTTAGACTGTGCCACAGGTCGACAACCTATTGTTGCCCCAGAGCTCCCAAAGTCTTACAGAGAAGCTTATCGTGAAATCCTTAAAGCTGACGCCACGGCTGTGGACTTGCACAAgtttagtttatatttttatgaattgggatttaacattaaacattttgataGAAGTGGGGAGGTTCATGACATTTTATTGCAT ACTTTCACCACCAGGTTTCGATTGATAATGGATTTGGCTAATAATTCAGAGGCTGATCCCACTATATTGCAAAAGTTAGATATGTTGGAACGCAGAATCTATAAAGAAGCACAAGCAGCTGGAGTGAAGCTAAATAGTTGGTTACTGGAGAGCAGCTTTCAGCTACAGGCTGCCAGTATGGTTACTAACCACAGGAAGAGGAAGAGAGTTGATGATGATTTGTTTAGCTAA
- the Hnf4 gene encoding hepatocyte nuclear factor 4-gamma isoform X1, producing the protein MPSSFYSLSPGELSTISDGELDGTDYLLSSAMHLEDCAYLGFNLLADSDSPMSATGGCGPTGGAGNAALAATLCHAGTGGVPASALGQQHCAICGDKATGKHYGAASCDGCKGFFRRSVRKNHLYTCRFNRGCVVDKDKRNQCRYCRLRKCFKAGMKKEAVQNERDRISCRRPSHEETNQNNGLSVSSLLNAEMLSRQVGAALEQMGPTPANDYDLSGRQQADINDICDSMKQQLLILVEWAKYIPAFTDLQLDDQVALLRAHAGEHLLLGLARRSMHLKDVLLLGNNCIITKQSPGTVSPVRDPSTADLSITRVGSRIMDELVKPMTEVQIDDTEFACLKAIVFFDPNAKGLSSSDRIKQLRFQIQINLEDYISDRQYDSRGRFGELLLMLPPLQSITWQVIEQIQFAKLFGVTHIDSLLQEMLLGGGIDNSPALIVPNQVTSPQPPLLNGNGYQNSDSTDSPMTSPPTMPGSPADHMINGGVASPPQAVPNNATSSVLIMRDMGVMDDVFPIPFKPEPIKEEQHGF; encoded by the exons ATGCCTTCGTCGTTTTATTCTCTAAGTCCCGGAGAGTTGAGCACAATTTCCGATGGAGAATTGGATGGCACCGATTATCTGCTAAGCAGTGCTATGCATTTAGAAGACTGCGCCTATCTGGGATTTAATCTCCTCG CCGACTCAGACTCTCCGATGTCTGCGACGGGAGGCTGCGGGCCTACCGGGGGTGCCGGCAATGCAGCCTTAGCCGCCACCCTCTGCCACGCAGGCACCGGCGGTGTGCCAGCGTCGGCTTTGGGACAGCAACATTGTGCCATTTGTGGTGACAAGGCTACGGGGAAACATTATGGGGCTGCTTCTTGCGATGGGTGTAAGGGATTCTTCAGGAGGAGTGTCCGAAAGAACCATTTGTATACCTGTAG ATTTAACAGAGGTTGTGTGGTAGACAAAGACAAAAGGAACCAATGTCGATACTGTCGTCTGCGGAAATGCTTCAAAGCTGGCATGAAAAAAGAAG CTGTACAAAACGAGAGAGACAGGATAAGCTGTCGAAGACCAAGTCATGAGGAAACCAACCAAAATAACGGGCTTTCAGTCAGTTCACTCTTAAACGCTGAAATGTTGTCCAGACAAGTGGGGGCAGCTTTAGAA CAAATGGGACCTACACCTGCAAACGACTATGACCTATCAGGCAGACAACAGGCTGATATCAATGACATCTGCGACTCCATGAAGCAACAGCTACTCATCCTGGTTGAATGGGCCAAATACATTCCAGCCTTCACTGATCTGCAATTGGACGACCAG GTAGCTCTGTTGAGAGCACATGCAGGAGAGCATCTCCTCCTAGGATTGGCCAGACGTTCAATGCATCTGAAAGACGTTTTGTTGTTAGGGAACAACTGTATCATTACGAAACAAAGCCCTGGCACTG TTTCACCAGTTCGTGATCCTAGTACCGCTGACCTCAGCATCACTCGAGTTGGAAGCCGGATCATGGACGAATTAGTTAAACCAATGACTGAGGTTCAAATCGACGATACCGAATTTGCCTGTTTAAAAGCCATCGTGTTTTTCGATCCTA ATGCTAAAGGTCTAAGTAGCTCAGACCGCATTAAGCAACTGCGCTTTCAAATCCAAATTAATCTTGAAGATTACATAAGTGACAGGCAATACGACAGCAGGGGACGTTTTGGAGAATTGCTCCTTATGCTTCCTCCCCTTCAGTCCATCACTTGGCAGGTGATTGAGCAGATTCAGTTTGCCAAATTGTTCGGAGTCACACATATCGATAGTTTGCTGCAAGAAATGCTGTTGGGAG GTGGTATCGACAACAGTCCGGCTCTGATTGTGCCCAACCAGGTGACTTCACCACAGCCTCCGCTGCTAAACGGCAATGGATATCAGAATAGCGACTCTACTGACAGTCCCATGACATCTCCGCCCACTATGCCTGGTAGTCCTGCTGATCACATGATTAACGGGGGTGTAGCAAGCCCCCCGCAGGCGGTGCCAAATAATG CTACATCAAGCGTACTAATCATGAGGGACATGGGAGTTATGGATGACGTCTTCCCTATTCCTTTCAAACCGGAGCCAATTAAAGAAGAACAACACGGATTTTAA
- the LOC136419596 gene encoding uncharacterized protein, producing the protein MSGGVGRGRGWLNLKAQGAKSPGLENSSPPITNNVSPNFSNQDNRKYVDALEDFTSLINKIKQINLEDDGIKFNQKIRYIVEGWNQDCQNGSEVERSFEAIHHSCLQDAELATKLVHLIASRTFLSQEVREQNIRLMFLRKLQDNFEACNQLQSSNPMMFRNSIQLMAEFFNKARLANGQHFSFMATPLLIYLDILLESTDIADLKLFTSQLHLNGNALKQECPEKVAELLSKLRLKICSDKKYPKDSKLCLLLALEISNNRFAILPPDTQIFYQEQLGDASIAGFPGSYSTLMVQTITNNKSLDSYHSNVNVLQVSTEGSSDSPLQNNCSSDIVSSTNCSSSGFQLDVSQNSINNRKDSINSQKSGSAKSGRPILGIGARLQKSRTTEESWEDKPDPAATAWNRPRNQNHTNPPDWSKNKSQNSLGSENNWRERDNKKQGNDGNQKKDYEKVKSPPKSKKGWEHDDRFETDYS; encoded by the exons ATGTCCGGTGGAGTCGGCAGAGGTCGAGGGTGGTTGAACTTGAAGGCACAGGGGGCAAAAAGCCCCGGATTGGAAAACAGTAGTCCTCCGATAACAAATAATGTGTCCCCAAACTTCAGTAATCAAGACAACAGGAAATATGTGGATGCACTGGAGGATTTTACTTCtttgataaacaaaattaaacagaTAAACCTGGAAGATGatggtataaaatttaatcagaaAATACGGTATATAGTGGAGGGCTGGAACCAAGATTGCCAAAACGGATCAGAAGTAGA GAGAAGCTTTGAAGCCATACACCATAGCTGTTTACAAGATGCTGAGCTGGCAACTAAATTAGTCCATCTTATTGCTTCTAGAACATTTTTGTCACAAGAAGTACGTGAGCAAAATATACGTCTCATGTTCCTTAGAAAATTACAAGATAATTTTGAAG CATGCAACCAGTTGCAATCTTCAAACCCCATGATGTTCCGAAACAGCATACAACTAATGGCGGAGTTTTTTAATAAGGCCAGATTAGCCAATGGTCAACATTTCTCTTTTATGGCCACACCTTTACTCATATATTTGGATATACTTCTTGAATCAACAGATATTGCAGATCTTAAACTATTCACTTCACAA TTACACTTAAATGGTAATGCCTTAAAGCAAGAATGCCCTGAAAAAGTTGCTGAATTACTCAGTAAACTAAGACTGAAGATCTGCTCTGACAAAAAGTATCCAAAAGACAGCAAACTCTGTCTGTTGCTCGCATTAGAAATTTCTAATAACAGATTTGCTATCTTGCCCCCAGATACTCAAATCTTTTATCAGGAACAGTTAGGAGATGCTTCAATTGCAGGTTTTCCA GGATCTTATAGTACTTTAATGGTACAAACAATTACCAATAATAAGAGTTTAGACAGCTATCACAGTAACGTTAATGTATTGCAAGTTTCAACAGAAGGGTCATCAGATTCGccattacaaaataattgtaGTTCTGATATTGTTTCGTCCACCAATTGCAGTAGTAGTGGATTCCAGTTGGATGTTAgtcaaaattcaattaataataGGAAGGACAGCATAAATTCACAGAAAA GTGGAAGTGCAAAATCCGGACGTCCAATTCTTGGAATAGGAGCCCGATTACAGAAAAGTAGAACCACGGAAGAAAGTTGGGAAGACAAACCAGATCCGGCGGCAACCGCTTGGAATCGCCCTCGGAACCAAAACCATACAAACCCTCCAGATTGGTCGAAAAACAAGAGTCAAAACAGTCTCGGATCCGAAAACAATTGGAGAGAAAGAGACAACAAAAAGCAGGGTAATGATGGGAATCAGAAAAAAGACTATGAAAAAGTCAAGTCTCCGCCCAAGTCCAAGAAAGGGTGGGAACATGACGATCGGTTTGAGACCGATTATAGTTAA
- the Hnf4 gene encoding hepatocyte nuclear factor 4-gamma isoform X4: MNQLIYRPYMTDSDSPMSATGGCGPTGGAGNAALAATLCHAGTGGVPASALGQQHCAICGDKATGKHYGAASCDGCKGFFRRSVRKNHLYTCRFNRGCVVDKDKRNQCRYCRLRKCFKAGMKKEAVQNERDRISCRRPSHEETNQNNGLSVSSLLNAEMLSRQVGAALEQMGPTPANDYDLSGRQQADINDICDSMKQQLLILVEWAKYIPAFTDLQLDDQVALLRAHAGEHLLLGLARRSMHLKDVLLLGNNCIITKQSPGTVSPVRDPSTADLSITRVGSRIMDELVKPMTEVQIDDTEFACLKAIVFFDPNAKGLSSSDRIKQLRFQIQINLEDYISDRQYDSRGRFGELLLMLPPLQSITWQVIEQIQFAKLFGVTHIDSLLQEMLLGGGIDNSPALIVPNQVTSPQPPLLNGNGYQNSDSTDSPMTSPPTMPGSPADHMINGGVASPPQAVPNNATSSVLIMRDMGVMDDVFPIPFKPEPIKEEQHGF, from the exons ATGAATCAGCTGATCTATCGACCTTATATGA CCGACTCAGACTCTCCGATGTCTGCGACGGGAGGCTGCGGGCCTACCGGGGGTGCCGGCAATGCAGCCTTAGCCGCCACCCTCTGCCACGCAGGCACCGGCGGTGTGCCAGCGTCGGCTTTGGGACAGCAACATTGTGCCATTTGTGGTGACAAGGCTACGGGGAAACATTATGGGGCTGCTTCTTGCGATGGGTGTAAGGGATTCTTCAGGAGGAGTGTCCGAAAGAACCATTTGTATACCTGTAG ATTTAACAGAGGTTGTGTGGTAGACAAAGACAAAAGGAACCAATGTCGATACTGTCGTCTGCGGAAATGCTTCAAAGCTGGCATGAAAAAAGAAG CTGTACAAAACGAGAGAGACAGGATAAGCTGTCGAAGACCAAGTCATGAGGAAACCAACCAAAATAACGGGCTTTCAGTCAGTTCACTCTTAAACGCTGAAATGTTGTCCAGACAAGTGGGGGCAGCTTTAGAA CAAATGGGACCTACACCTGCAAACGACTATGACCTATCAGGCAGACAACAGGCTGATATCAATGACATCTGCGACTCCATGAAGCAACAGCTACTCATCCTGGTTGAATGGGCCAAATACATTCCAGCCTTCACTGATCTGCAATTGGACGACCAG GTAGCTCTGTTGAGAGCACATGCAGGAGAGCATCTCCTCCTAGGATTGGCCAGACGTTCAATGCATCTGAAAGACGTTTTGTTGTTAGGGAACAACTGTATCATTACGAAACAAAGCCCTGGCACTG TTTCACCAGTTCGTGATCCTAGTACCGCTGACCTCAGCATCACTCGAGTTGGAAGCCGGATCATGGACGAATTAGTTAAACCAATGACTGAGGTTCAAATCGACGATACCGAATTTGCCTGTTTAAAAGCCATCGTGTTTTTCGATCCTA ATGCTAAAGGTCTAAGTAGCTCAGACCGCATTAAGCAACTGCGCTTTCAAATCCAAATTAATCTTGAAGATTACATAAGTGACAGGCAATACGACAGCAGGGGACGTTTTGGAGAATTGCTCCTTATGCTTCCTCCCCTTCAGTCCATCACTTGGCAGGTGATTGAGCAGATTCAGTTTGCCAAATTGTTCGGAGTCACACATATCGATAGTTTGCTGCAAGAAATGCTGTTGGGAG GTGGTATCGACAACAGTCCGGCTCTGATTGTGCCCAACCAGGTGACTTCACCACAGCCTCCGCTGCTAAACGGCAATGGATATCAGAATAGCGACTCTACTGACAGTCCCATGACATCTCCGCCCACTATGCCTGGTAGTCCTGCTGATCACATGATTAACGGGGGTGTAGCAAGCCCCCCGCAGGCGGTGCCAAATAATG CTACATCAAGCGTACTAATCATGAGGGACATGGGAGTTATGGATGACGTCTTCCCTATTCCTTTCAAACCGGAGCCAATTAAAGAAGAACAACACGGATTTTAA
- the Hnf4 gene encoding hepatocyte nuclear factor 4-gamma isoform X3 has protein sequence MYCDYVIMDISEVSQADSDSPMSATGGCGPTGGAGNAALAATLCHAGTGGVPASALGQQHCAICGDKATGKHYGAASCDGCKGFFRRSVRKNHLYTCRFNRGCVVDKDKRNQCRYCRLRKCFKAGMKKEAVQNERDRISCRRPSHEETNQNNGLSVSSLLNAEMLSRQVGAALEQMGPTPANDYDLSGRQQADINDICDSMKQQLLILVEWAKYIPAFTDLQLDDQVALLRAHAGEHLLLGLARRSMHLKDVLLLGNNCIITKQSPGTVSPVRDPSTADLSITRVGSRIMDELVKPMTEVQIDDTEFACLKAIVFFDPNAKGLSSSDRIKQLRFQIQINLEDYISDRQYDSRGRFGELLLMLPPLQSITWQVIEQIQFAKLFGVTHIDSLLQEMLLGGGIDNSPALIVPNQVTSPQPPLLNGNGYQNSDSTDSPMTSPPTMPGSPADHMINGGVASPPQAVPNNATSSVLIMRDMGVMDDVFPIPFKPEPIKEEQHGF, from the exons ATGTATTGCGACTATGTTATTATGGATATTTCGGAAGTCAGCCAAG CCGACTCAGACTCTCCGATGTCTGCGACGGGAGGCTGCGGGCCTACCGGGGGTGCCGGCAATGCAGCCTTAGCCGCCACCCTCTGCCACGCAGGCACCGGCGGTGTGCCAGCGTCGGCTTTGGGACAGCAACATTGTGCCATTTGTGGTGACAAGGCTACGGGGAAACATTATGGGGCTGCTTCTTGCGATGGGTGTAAGGGATTCTTCAGGAGGAGTGTCCGAAAGAACCATTTGTATACCTGTAG ATTTAACAGAGGTTGTGTGGTAGACAAAGACAAAAGGAACCAATGTCGATACTGTCGTCTGCGGAAATGCTTCAAAGCTGGCATGAAAAAAGAAG CTGTACAAAACGAGAGAGACAGGATAAGCTGTCGAAGACCAAGTCATGAGGAAACCAACCAAAATAACGGGCTTTCAGTCAGTTCACTCTTAAACGCTGAAATGTTGTCCAGACAAGTGGGGGCAGCTTTAGAA CAAATGGGACCTACACCTGCAAACGACTATGACCTATCAGGCAGACAACAGGCTGATATCAATGACATCTGCGACTCCATGAAGCAACAGCTACTCATCCTGGTTGAATGGGCCAAATACATTCCAGCCTTCACTGATCTGCAATTGGACGACCAG GTAGCTCTGTTGAGAGCACATGCAGGAGAGCATCTCCTCCTAGGATTGGCCAGACGTTCAATGCATCTGAAAGACGTTTTGTTGTTAGGGAACAACTGTATCATTACGAAACAAAGCCCTGGCACTG TTTCACCAGTTCGTGATCCTAGTACCGCTGACCTCAGCATCACTCGAGTTGGAAGCCGGATCATGGACGAATTAGTTAAACCAATGACTGAGGTTCAAATCGACGATACCGAATTTGCCTGTTTAAAAGCCATCGTGTTTTTCGATCCTA ATGCTAAAGGTCTAAGTAGCTCAGACCGCATTAAGCAACTGCGCTTTCAAATCCAAATTAATCTTGAAGATTACATAAGTGACAGGCAATACGACAGCAGGGGACGTTTTGGAGAATTGCTCCTTATGCTTCCTCCCCTTCAGTCCATCACTTGGCAGGTGATTGAGCAGATTCAGTTTGCCAAATTGTTCGGAGTCACACATATCGATAGTTTGCTGCAAGAAATGCTGTTGGGAG GTGGTATCGACAACAGTCCGGCTCTGATTGTGCCCAACCAGGTGACTTCACCACAGCCTCCGCTGCTAAACGGCAATGGATATCAGAATAGCGACTCTACTGACAGTCCCATGACATCTCCGCCCACTATGCCTGGTAGTCCTGCTGATCACATGATTAACGGGGGTGTAGCAAGCCCCCCGCAGGCGGTGCCAAATAATG CTACATCAAGCGTACTAATCATGAGGGACATGGGAGTTATGGATGACGTCTTCCCTATTCCTTTCAAACCGGAGCCAATTAAAGAAGAACAACACGGATTTTAA
- the Hnf4 gene encoding hepatocyte nuclear factor 4-gamma isoform X2: MEESLNASKQLEEGGNSTSVIVQNIKISPQEPDGDADSDSPMSATGGCGPTGGAGNAALAATLCHAGTGGVPASALGQQHCAICGDKATGKHYGAASCDGCKGFFRRSVRKNHLYTCRFNRGCVVDKDKRNQCRYCRLRKCFKAGMKKEAVQNERDRISCRRPSHEETNQNNGLSVSSLLNAEMLSRQVGAALEQMGPTPANDYDLSGRQQADINDICDSMKQQLLILVEWAKYIPAFTDLQLDDQVALLRAHAGEHLLLGLARRSMHLKDVLLLGNNCIITKQSPGTVSPVRDPSTADLSITRVGSRIMDELVKPMTEVQIDDTEFACLKAIVFFDPNAKGLSSSDRIKQLRFQIQINLEDYISDRQYDSRGRFGELLLMLPPLQSITWQVIEQIQFAKLFGVTHIDSLLQEMLLGGGIDNSPALIVPNQVTSPQPPLLNGNGYQNSDSTDSPMTSPPTMPGSPADHMINGGVASPPQAVPNNATSSVLIMRDMGVMDDVFPIPFKPEPIKEEQHGF; the protein is encoded by the exons CCGACTCAGACTCTCCGATGTCTGCGACGGGAGGCTGCGGGCCTACCGGGGGTGCCGGCAATGCAGCCTTAGCCGCCACCCTCTGCCACGCAGGCACCGGCGGTGTGCCAGCGTCGGCTTTGGGACAGCAACATTGTGCCATTTGTGGTGACAAGGCTACGGGGAAACATTATGGGGCTGCTTCTTGCGATGGGTGTAAGGGATTCTTCAGGAGGAGTGTCCGAAAGAACCATTTGTATACCTGTAG ATTTAACAGAGGTTGTGTGGTAGACAAAGACAAAAGGAACCAATGTCGATACTGTCGTCTGCGGAAATGCTTCAAAGCTGGCATGAAAAAAGAAG CTGTACAAAACGAGAGAGACAGGATAAGCTGTCGAAGACCAAGTCATGAGGAAACCAACCAAAATAACGGGCTTTCAGTCAGTTCACTCTTAAACGCTGAAATGTTGTCCAGACAAGTGGGGGCAGCTTTAGAA CAAATGGGACCTACACCTGCAAACGACTATGACCTATCAGGCAGACAACAGGCTGATATCAATGACATCTGCGACTCCATGAAGCAACAGCTACTCATCCTGGTTGAATGGGCCAAATACATTCCAGCCTTCACTGATCTGCAATTGGACGACCAG GTAGCTCTGTTGAGAGCACATGCAGGAGAGCATCTCCTCCTAGGATTGGCCAGACGTTCAATGCATCTGAAAGACGTTTTGTTGTTAGGGAACAACTGTATCATTACGAAACAAAGCCCTGGCACTG TTTCACCAGTTCGTGATCCTAGTACCGCTGACCTCAGCATCACTCGAGTTGGAAGCCGGATCATGGACGAATTAGTTAAACCAATGACTGAGGTTCAAATCGACGATACCGAATTTGCCTGTTTAAAAGCCATCGTGTTTTTCGATCCTA ATGCTAAAGGTCTAAGTAGCTCAGACCGCATTAAGCAACTGCGCTTTCAAATCCAAATTAATCTTGAAGATTACATAAGTGACAGGCAATACGACAGCAGGGGACGTTTTGGAGAATTGCTCCTTATGCTTCCTCCCCTTCAGTCCATCACTTGGCAGGTGATTGAGCAGATTCAGTTTGCCAAATTGTTCGGAGTCACACATATCGATAGTTTGCTGCAAGAAATGCTGTTGGGAG GTGGTATCGACAACAGTCCGGCTCTGATTGTGCCCAACCAGGTGACTTCACCACAGCCTCCGCTGCTAAACGGCAATGGATATCAGAATAGCGACTCTACTGACAGTCCCATGACATCTCCGCCCACTATGCCTGGTAGTCCTGCTGATCACATGATTAACGGGGGTGTAGCAAGCCCCCCGCAGGCGGTGCCAAATAATG CTACATCAAGCGTACTAATCATGAGGGACATGGGAGTTATGGATGACGTCTTCCCTATTCCTTTCAAACCGGAGCCAATTAAAGAAGAACAACACGGATTTTAA
- the Hnf4 gene encoding hepatocyte nuclear factor 4-gamma isoform X5, which produces MGLFEADSDSPMSATGGCGPTGGAGNAALAATLCHAGTGGVPASALGQQHCAICGDKATGKHYGAASCDGCKGFFRRSVRKNHLYTCRFNRGCVVDKDKRNQCRYCRLRKCFKAGMKKEAVQNERDRISCRRPSHEETNQNNGLSVSSLLNAEMLSRQVGAALEQMGPTPANDYDLSGRQQADINDICDSMKQQLLILVEWAKYIPAFTDLQLDDQVALLRAHAGEHLLLGLARRSMHLKDVLLLGNNCIITKQSPGTVSPVRDPSTADLSITRVGSRIMDELVKPMTEVQIDDTEFACLKAIVFFDPNAKGLSSSDRIKQLRFQIQINLEDYISDRQYDSRGRFGELLLMLPPLQSITWQVIEQIQFAKLFGVTHIDSLLQEMLLGGGIDNSPALIVPNQVTSPQPPLLNGNGYQNSDSTDSPMTSPPTMPGSPADHMINGGVASPPQAVPNNATSSVLIMRDMGVMDDVFPIPFKPEPIKEEQHGF; this is translated from the exons ATGGGACTGTTTGAAG CCGACTCAGACTCTCCGATGTCTGCGACGGGAGGCTGCGGGCCTACCGGGGGTGCCGGCAATGCAGCCTTAGCCGCCACCCTCTGCCACGCAGGCACCGGCGGTGTGCCAGCGTCGGCTTTGGGACAGCAACATTGTGCCATTTGTGGTGACAAGGCTACGGGGAAACATTATGGGGCTGCTTCTTGCGATGGGTGTAAGGGATTCTTCAGGAGGAGTGTCCGAAAGAACCATTTGTATACCTGTAG ATTTAACAGAGGTTGTGTGGTAGACAAAGACAAAAGGAACCAATGTCGATACTGTCGTCTGCGGAAATGCTTCAAAGCTGGCATGAAAAAAGAAG CTGTACAAAACGAGAGAGACAGGATAAGCTGTCGAAGACCAAGTCATGAGGAAACCAACCAAAATAACGGGCTTTCAGTCAGTTCACTCTTAAACGCTGAAATGTTGTCCAGACAAGTGGGGGCAGCTTTAGAA CAAATGGGACCTACACCTGCAAACGACTATGACCTATCAGGCAGACAACAGGCTGATATCAATGACATCTGCGACTCCATGAAGCAACAGCTACTCATCCTGGTTGAATGGGCCAAATACATTCCAGCCTTCACTGATCTGCAATTGGACGACCAG GTAGCTCTGTTGAGAGCACATGCAGGAGAGCATCTCCTCCTAGGATTGGCCAGACGTTCAATGCATCTGAAAGACGTTTTGTTGTTAGGGAACAACTGTATCATTACGAAACAAAGCCCTGGCACTG TTTCACCAGTTCGTGATCCTAGTACCGCTGACCTCAGCATCACTCGAGTTGGAAGCCGGATCATGGACGAATTAGTTAAACCAATGACTGAGGTTCAAATCGACGATACCGAATTTGCCTGTTTAAAAGCCATCGTGTTTTTCGATCCTA ATGCTAAAGGTCTAAGTAGCTCAGACCGCATTAAGCAACTGCGCTTTCAAATCCAAATTAATCTTGAAGATTACATAAGTGACAGGCAATACGACAGCAGGGGACGTTTTGGAGAATTGCTCCTTATGCTTCCTCCCCTTCAGTCCATCACTTGGCAGGTGATTGAGCAGATTCAGTTTGCCAAATTGTTCGGAGTCACACATATCGATAGTTTGCTGCAAGAAATGCTGTTGGGAG GTGGTATCGACAACAGTCCGGCTCTGATTGTGCCCAACCAGGTGACTTCACCACAGCCTCCGCTGCTAAACGGCAATGGATATCAGAATAGCGACTCTACTGACAGTCCCATGACATCTCCGCCCACTATGCCTGGTAGTCCTGCTGATCACATGATTAACGGGGGTGTAGCAAGCCCCCCGCAGGCGGTGCCAAATAATG CTACATCAAGCGTACTAATCATGAGGGACATGGGAGTTATGGATGACGTCTTCCCTATTCCTTTCAAACCGGAGCCAATTAAAGAAGAACAACACGGATTTTAA